A window of Salvelinus alpinus chromosome 31, SLU_Salpinus.1, whole genome shotgun sequence contains these coding sequences:
- the LOC139561829 gene encoding uncharacterized protein: protein MEVVAETGVIADSPDNSQPAGDVNEERGSLFDVTFLDHDFPGAETETPTRKTYQEFQPKALGVSQITLGVFVLNSVYVSVANRLDQRNEEVTRAIGSLSAIVAGSVAIAAQSLHVPTLKACLGTQLATCLMAMFNVVVVGGKLSDTHLVPDCWLFTDYNNTHHHITCDKLMNSVYPFYVEWFLVHATLLGISVTLTIYSCKLLRFCSPAAPSMPVVTAYTSPAQ, encoded by the exons TTGTTGCTGAAACTGGGGTTATTGCGGACTCACCCGACAATTCACAACCTGCCGGCGACGTGAATGAAGAAAGAGGTTCCCTCTTCGATGTTACATTTCTGGACCACGACTTTCCAGGTGCTGAGACCGAGACCCCGACCCGCAAGACCTACCAGGAGTTCCAGCCCAAAGCACTGGGG GTCTCTCAGATCACTTTGGGTGTGTTTGTGCTCAACTCAGTTTATGTCAGTGTCGCCAACCGATTGGAtcagagaaatgaagaagtaaccAGAGCGATAGGCTCCCTGTCT GCGATAGTGGCGGGAAGTGTGGCCATAGCAGCACAGAGTCTTCATGTTCCCACA TTGAAGGCGTGTCTGGGGACACAGCTGGCTACCTGCCTTATGGCCATGTTCAACGTGGTCGTCGTAGGAGGAAAGCTGTCTGACACCCACTTAGTGCCAGACTGCTGGCTTTTCACTGATTACAACAACACACATCATCACATCACATGCGACAAGCTGATG AATTCTGTGTATCCATTCTATGTCGAGTGGTTCCTCGTGCACGCAACTCTCCTCGGCATCTCTGTCACCCTGACTATCTACAGCTGCAAGCTGCTACGCTTCTGCTCCCCTGCAGCACCCAGCATG CCTGTGGTCACTGCATATACTAGCCCTGCTCAGTGA